One Delphinus delphis chromosome 3, mDelDel1.2, whole genome shotgun sequence genomic region harbors:
- the CILP2 gene encoding cartilage intermediate layer protein 2 produces MASLQILLCLCVAAAHLAGTRGTTTPEEPMVTAWGLEGSLLHPGQPSPALEDWEEASEWTSWFNVDHPGGDGDFESLAAIRFYYGPARVCPRPLALEARTTDWALPSDVGERVHLNPTRGFWCLNREQPRGRRCSNYHVRFRCPHEATWGAWGPWGPCSGSCGPGRRLRRRRCPSPAADACPGRTLEAQNCVRPTCPGCGPNTCGCTDHILLGSVVTPSGCPLPGARVSLRDWPGTMATSHAHGTFWVPGVCASSRANVSARMDGFSAGMAQAQANSSISAVVSVVLNKLEKPYLVKHPESRVREAGQNVTFCCKALGTPMPKKYSWFHNGTLLDRRTHRYGTHLELHGLHPDQAGTYHCKAWNDAGAVRSGTAQLTVLAPGQPACDPQPREHLIKLPDDCGQPGSGPIYLDVGLCPDTPCPSPAGSRPRCGDAGSRCCSVHRLESRKIHCSGYILPVKIVAECGCRKCLPPRGLIRGRVVAAESREPLRFARILLGREPIGFTSYQGDFTIEVAPSTQRLVITFVDPSGQFVDTVRVLPFDPRGAGVYHEVKAMRKKAPVILDASQSNTISLGELEDEAPLGELVIPPRAFRRADGEPYTGAVEARVTFVDPRNVTSAAAAPSDLRFVDSDGELAPLRTYGMFSVDLRAAGSAEQLQTGPVAVRVAASQIRMAGHVEALKLWSLNPDTGLWEEESGFQRERSAASRVRREERVFLVGNVEIRERRLFNLDVPERRRCLVKVRAYANDKFNPNEQVEGVVVTLVNLEPAPGFSANPRAWGRFDSAVTGPNGACLPAFCDADRPDAYTALVTATLGGEELEPAPSRPRPLPATVGVAQPYLDKLGYRRTDHDDPSLKRNGFRINLAKPRSGDPAEANGPVYPWRNLRECQEAPVTASHFRFARVEMEKYEYNVVPFREGVPASWTGDLLAWWPNPQEFRACFLKVKIQGPQEYMVRSHNSGGSHPRTRGQLYGLRDDRSVRDPQRPSTSAACVEFKCSGMLFDQRQVDRTLVTIMPQGSCRRVAVNGLLQDYLTRHPPVAPADDLAVFSMLAPLDPLGHNYGVYTVTDQSPRLAKEIAIGRCFDGSSDGFSREMKADAGTAVTFQCRETPEGRPSLFQRLLESPSAALGDIRREMGEVGRAQARASGPLRTRRGRVQQ; encoded by the exons ATGGCGTCACTGCAGATACTGCTCTGCCTCTGTGTCGCCGCCGCGCACCTGGCGGGGACCCGAG GCACCACCACCCCTGAGGAGCCCATGGTGACTGCGTGGGGCCTTGAAGGTTCATTGCTGCACCCTGGCCAGCCCTCACCAGCCCTGGAGGACTGGGAAG AGGCCAGCGAGTGGACGTCCTGGTTCAACGTCGACCACCCGGGAGGCGACGGTGACTTCGAGAGCTTGGCTGCGATCCGCTTCTATTACGGGCCGGCGCGCGTGTGCCCGCGGCCGCTGGCGCTGGAGGCGCGCACCACAGACTGGGCCCTGCCGTCAGACGTCGGCGAGCGCGTACACTTGAACCCCACGCGAGGTTTCTGGTGCCTCAACCGCGAGCAGCCCCGAGGCCGCCGCTGCTCCAACTACCACGTGCGCTTCCGCTGCCCGCATG agGCCACGTGGGGTGCGTGGGGCCCGTGGGGTCCTTGTTCGGGGAGCTGCGGGCCAGGCCGTCGCTtgcgccgccgccgctgcccaaGCCCTGCTGCGGATGCGTGTCCTGGGCGTACCCTGGAGGCGCAGAATTGTGTGAGGCCTACTTGTCCAG GGTGTGGTCCCAACACCTGTGGGTGCACTGACCACATCCTTCTGGGCTCGGTGGTCACCCCATCTGGGTGTCCGCTGCCAGGAGCCAGGGTCTCCTTGCGAGACTGGCCTGGCACCATGGCTACTAGCCATGCCCACGGAACCTTCTGGGTGCCTGGAGTCTGTGCCAGCAGCCGAGCCAATGTCAGTGCCCGAATGGATGGCTTCTCTGCAGGcatggcccaggcccaggccaacAGCTCCATCTCTGCTGTGGTCAGTGTTGTCCTTAATAAGTTGG AGAAGCCCTATCTGGTGAAGCACCCTGAGTCCCGAGTTCGAGAGGCTGGCCAGAATGTGACCTTCTGCTGCAAAGCCTTGGGCACCCCCATGCCCAAGAAATACTCCTG GTTCCACAACGGGACCCTGCTGGACAGGCGAACGCACAGGTACGGGACCCACCTGGAGCTGCATGGGCTTCACCCAGACCAGGCAGGCACCTATCACTGCAAAGCGTGGAATGATGCCGGGGCCGTGCGATCGGGCACTGCCCAACTCACCGTGCTTG CCCCAGGCCAGCCAGCCTGTGACCCCCAGCCCCGAGAACACCTGATCAAGCTTCCAGACGACTGTGGTCAGCCAGGCAGCGGCCCCATCTACCTGGACGTAGGCCTTTGCCCTgacaccccctgccccagccctgcaggcTCGAGGCCCCGATGTGGGGACGCAGGCTCCCGCTGCTGCTCGGTGCACCGGCTGGAGAGCAGGAAGATCCACTGCTCTGGCTACATCCTCCCAGTCAAGATAGTGGCTGAATGTGGCTGCCGGAAATGTCTGCCCCCTCGGGGGCTGATCCGGGGACGTGTGGTGGCCGCTGAGTCTAGGGAGCCCTTGCGCTTTGCTCGGATCCTCCTGGGCCGGGAGCCCATTGGCTTCACATCCTACCAGGGTGACTTCACCATTGAGGTGGCACCTTCCACTCAGCGGCTGGTGATTACTTTCGTGGACCCCAGTGGCCAGTTCGTGGACACTGTCAGGGTCCTGCCTTTTGACCCTCGAGGTGCGGGCGTGTACCATGAGGTCAAGGCCATGCGCAAGAAAGCCCCTGTCATCTTAGATGCCAGCCAGAGCAACACGATATCCCTCGGGGAGCTGGAGGACGAAGCCCCCTTAGGCGAGCTGGTCATCCCTCCGAGAGCCTTCCGCAGAGCTGATGGTGAACCCTACACAGGGGCTGTGGAGGCCCGGGTGACATTTGTTGACCCCCGAAATGTCACCTCGGCGGCTGCCGCCCCCAGTGACCTGCGATTTGTGGACAGTGACGGGGAGTTGGCTCCACTGCGCACCTACGGCATGTTCTCGGTGGACCTCCGTGCTGCCGGCTCCGCAGAGCAGCTGCAGACCGGGCCGGTGGCCGTGCGTGTGGCCGCCAGCCAGATCCGAATGGCCGGCCACGTGGAGGCCCTGAAGCTGTGGTCGCTGAACCCTGACACGGGCCTGTGGGAAGAGGAGAGCGGCTTCCAGCGTGAGAGGTCGGCGGCCTCACGGGTCCGCCGGGAGGAGCGGGTCTTCCTGGTGGGCAACGTGGAGATCCGGGAGCGGCGTCTGTTCAACCTGGACGTGCCTGAGCGCCGCCGCTGCTTGGTGAAGGTGCGCGCCTACGCCAACGACAAGTTCAACCCCAACGAGCAGGTGGAGGGCGTGGTGGTCACGCTGGTCAACCTGGAGCCTGCCCCCGGCTTCTCGGCCAACCCCCGCGCCTGGGGCCGCTTCGACAGCGCCGTCACTGGTCCCAACGGGGCCTGCCTCCCCGCCTTCTGCGATGCTGACCGGCCAGACGCCTACACCGCCCTGGTCACGGCCACCCTGGGCGGGGAGGAGCTGGAGCCCGCCCCATCCCGGCCCCGCCCACTCCCGGCCACCGTGGGCGTGGCCCAGCCCTACCTAGACAAGCTGGGTTACCGCCGCACCGACCACGATGACCCCTCCCTCAAACGCAATGGCTTCCGCATCAACCTCGCCAAACCCAGGTCCGGCGACCCCGCCGAGGCCAACGGCCCCGTGTACCCGTGGCGCAACCTGCGGGAGTGTCAGGAGGCCCCGGTGACCGCCAGCCACTTCCGCTTTGCTCGCGTGGAGATGGAAAAATACGAGTATAACGTGGTCCCCTTCCGCGAGGGCGTGCCGGCCTCCTGGACTGGAGATCTCCTGGCCTGGTGGCCCAACCCGCAGGAGTTCAGAGCCTGCTTCCTCAAGGTGAAGATCCAGGGTCCCCAGGAATACATGGTCCGCTCCCACAATTCGGGGGGCAGCCACCCTCGGACCCGGGGCCAGCTCTACGGTCTGCGGGATGACCGGAGTGTCCGAGACCCCCAGCGCCCTAGCACATCTGCCGCCTGCGTGGAGTTCAAGTGCAGCGGGATGCTGTTCGACCAGCGTCAGGTGGACAGGACACTGGTGACCATCATGCCCCAGGGCAGCTGCCGGCGCGTGGCGGTCAACGGACTCCTGCAGGATTACTTGACCCGGCACCCCCCTGTTGCACCCGCTGATGACCTGGCTGTCTTCTCCATGCTGGCCCCGCTGGACCCTCTGGGTCACAACTATGGTGTCTATACAGTCACTGACCAGAGCCCAAGGCTGGCCAAGGAGATTGCCATCGGCCGCTGCTTCGATGGCTCCTCTGATGGCTTCTCCAGGGAGATGAAGGCCGATGCTGGCACAGCCGTCACCTTTCAGTGCCGGGAGACACCAGAGGGCCGGCCGAGCCTCTTCCAGAGGCTGCTGGAGTCCCCATCGGCAGCTCTTGGTGACATCCGCAGGGAGATGGGCGAGGTGGGCCGGGCACAGGCACGAGCCTCAGGTCCCCTCCGCACCCGCCGTGGCAGGGTCCAGCAGTGA